The genomic stretch TTTGTTGGTTTGGATTCGGTTTTGCCCGTGGATAAGTGGTCTAACCCGGGACTGGCAATCGAGTGGGTGCTGCCTCAGGAACCGATTTGTGGGTCTCAGGCCGACTGTGATGGGAATTCTACTTGCCGGCCCGCTGCAAATCTGAGTGGGGTCAGGAGGTGTTACTGTACAGGTGGACTTCACTGGGATCCGATTCAAGGAATTTGTGCTCATGGTAAGTTTGCCTGTGCCCTCTAGTCATTTTGGATTGTGCTGTGGAACCTGAAAACCCTTAGTCTAGTTCTACTCTtgaaatgttgattttttttgtttgaagagTGTAATTTGGATTCCTGTGCAGATGCTACGTGTCAAAATGATGGGAGCTGTGGTGGATCAACAAAGACTGCTCTCATTGCTGGTACTTCTCTTGTCATTATTCAAGATGTTTGACTGCTTACTATAATAATTGCATCTCCAATAAATACCCAAATGGAGAGATGCTACGTTAAATAGTCGAATtgataaaataatctttttaataatataaatataaatataatttatttatttatatatatatttgaatggtAAAAAATGATGTAGAAgagccatttatattttaataaattttatattaaactaattttaatctaattatataactaacttagttgttttttatataatataataatgtctTTTCAATGTCCTTTCATGTACTTGtagtttttctataaaaaaatgtagaaataatattttaaaacaagaataaGTATTTTAGCTATTTATATAGCTTATtcattgaaattattaaaattataaataaaaggtagaaatataatttttttttatttttgctatttttttagctgtttctTTAGAGATGCTCTAATAATCTCAACTGATGATTTGCAACATCTAGGAATCTAGGAATGATTTCACTCAAATTTCGTATTTTTAACAATTGAACCGGTAAACACCACTTGCAcccttttttttaccttgatttAACTATTGCCGTGTCTCTGTCTTGGcagctattttttctttcttcttcctttcttttcttgattgatatttgtttttgttttataaaaatattttttaaaaaatcaaattttttattcaaattaagtttccttattattttgaaataaatccttttatatgttaatatcaaaaatatatttaattttaaaataaaaaacatttaaaaagcaGCTACCAAGACTTTTGATCATAATTAGGtaaaagaaaactacttttaacaatttcttagttttctttcgtgttttgatttttcatttgacCAACGTCGACAATGATCCAAGCTTCCCAGTCCTAACTCCTAACTACTACTACATTCTtaggttataaaaaaattagaaaaaaatataaaatagccCATCGGGCCTCAGTCGTGACGGCTGGAGTCGACATTCTAGAAGCAAGATGGAAAATTTTAGAAAGGAACAGTTGCCTTGCTATCCATCCCATGAACTCTTTCAGCATTTGACGTGCAGGATATCAAACCCTCCGACTCTCCTGCTACGTGTAGAGgactctctctttttcttcaaatgTTAACATAATACGTAGCCATGCTTGCCACCCTCAGAACAATTTACAAGGCAGTTGAGCACCAATAAAATTAGCTTCTTGATCATAAGCTGCAAAATAACAAGGAAATGACTATGGGGGCTTAGATTGATGCGAAGCATTAACACATCGATGGACAAAGGTTCTGAGATGCTGCAGTTATGGCATCAAGAACCCATAGAGGTCCCAATGTGAGACATGTCTTCCTGTGTAGCAGGGTGGGAGACAACGAACCATAGTAGGGAGATGAAGACCTCAGGACActactttttttgtttcatttttctgtTCCGtgattgttaattgtttttgcaGAGGATTCTTTATACTATAAAGCTCCAGAGCcattctctcctctctcttatTTATGTCTAACAAGACCCAAAAATTTCTATAGGTTTAACATCTGGGATTGGTTTGACTCTTTTGGTGATCGTCATATCTGTCCTGCTCTATAAACGCCGTAGACGGATCAAAGAAGCACAAGAACGCCTGGCTAGAGAACGTGAAGAGATCCTGAACGCGGGTGGAAGCAGAGCAGCAAAAATCTTCACAGGCAAACAGATAAAGAAGGCTACAAACAATTTCTCAAAAGACCGCCTATTAGGAGCCGGTGGCTATGGTGAAGTTTTTAAAGGCATTCTTGATGATGGCACAGTAGTAGCTGTCAAGTGTGCCAAGCTTGGAAACACCAAGGGAACTGACCAGGTGCTCAATGAGGTCCGAATTCTATGCCAAGTCAATCATAAAAGCCTTGTGTGCTTGCTTGGTTGCTGTGTGGAGCTTCAGCAACCTATACTCGTTTATGAGTACATTGAAAATGGAAATCTTCTTGATCGTCTACAAGGTCTAAAACCCGATGGAAAAAGCCAACTGTCTTGGTTACATCGCCTCCAAATTGCTCATGATACTGCTGATGGTCTTGCTTACCTGCATTTCTCAGCTGTTCCTTCAATATATCATCGAGACGTCAAGTCAAGCAATATACTTCTCGATGAGAAATTGAATGCCAAAGTTTCGGATTTCGGATTGTCAAGGTTAGCTCATAGTGATTTGAGTCACATATCAACCTGTGCCCAAGGCACTCTAGGGTATCTCGATCCTGAGTATTACAGGAAATATCAGTTGACTGATAAGAGCGATGTTTATAGTTTTGGGGTTGTGTTGTTGGAGCTATTGACTTCTCAAAAGGCATTAGATTTTACTAGACCGGAAGATGATATAAACCTGGCAGTTTATGTGCAGAGGATGATGGAAGAGGAAAAGCTAATGGACGTGATAGACCCATTTCTAAAGGTGAAGGCGAGCTCTCTGCAACTTGAGACCGTTAAGGCATTGGCATTTCTGGCTTTGAGCTGTATAGAGGAAAAGAGACAGAATAGGCCTTCTATGAAAGAAGTTGCTGAGGAAATTGAGTACATTACGACTATTGCAACAGCAAGGGAGGTCGAAAACTAGCTTGCAATATGCAGAGAACATTTGAAGACAGGTTTGGGTCTCTAGTATGGGGATTGATGATTTGAACGATCAGAATATGATGTGCTTGTGGAATTGATATTACTATACCTAGCTTGAGTTTGCTTGGCGCTTTGCCCTATATGTATATGGATATAATTACAATAAGATGTGATCATGAACATACATGcatcctttatattttttttttttaaagagtgaAAATGGACCGCTAACCCCAAAACACTGGATAGTCACATTGATCACTATTTTGCTTTGTGACCTGAGtgcttttgagtttttatttttttaaaaaaaatgatggttttttaggagaaaatcactttaaaaaatcattttcaactatCACTCCCCGTTTTAGCTTGTAGGGTCTAGTGAGAtccttaattagattaaatcaTACAAAACTAGTTCTCTGTGCCATCAATAGCTTTTTGTGCATAGATAACCaacatgattgatttttatcttgatggaGTTATCAGCTTTCTTTCTTAAGTAAAGGGTCTTCTAAATTAGATAGATGTGATAAATTCTTAAATGTCCCAACAATTTATTTGGCCAGAGATGAGCTTGATGTCAATATCCTTGCAGCCTCCGGGGGATTTAGTTTCTTCTGCCGTAAAGAACTTGAGAATTTCAATCCCGCATAGCAGATTGCATATACAGAAGCAAAATCACTGCAATTGCAAAGCATTTAGCACGGTTGCAGACAACAGACAATTTCATCCAATTTTAGTTCATTGCATCTCAGCATCATGGTGCCCAACTGGCTAAAATCTTATTTCCCATTTATCATTGAGTATCTGCATGTTGAGATCAAACTTTCGATAAAGAGGCATAAAATGGACAATTTACTCTTCagcattttgttaaaaaatttactccagcattttttttaaaaataattcaaggaGAAACAATAACAGAAGAGAACATCAAAATCCAGTCATGAACATTAAACGACTCTTATCTGATAATAAAATCCCAAGGTTGATGGAGAACAAGAAGCACTCTTCAGGAAGACAATATTAGGAAGCCTAGAACTGTGCTTAACAGTAGAAATGCACAGCAATTCTAAACAATCTAGTTCGTTCTTGGTGTGGCCCATTCAACTCGAAGGATTAGATTGTCATAACCATATCCATTGAGCTTGTTTATTGCCCTCTCAGCATCTTCCTTGCTTACAAAGTTCACAAAACCAAAGCCCCTGCTGACACCAGTCTTCTGATCAATAGCAACATAAACACGACTCACAGGACCAAATGTGCGGAAAAGTTCAAGCAAGTCAGGTTCTCTGGTGTCCTCTGATAAATTGGTAACCCTGACTGAATTTTCTTCATTCCTGCGCCTCATGTCCGATCCACTAGTTCTCTCTGCACCAGCCCTCATGCTTGGTGGGACATAAGCACCCTTGGTGGCTCCAGAGGCAGCCATAGCTGTTTCTGTTGCAGCAGGTTTATCGATGAAGGTTTCAGTCGGTTGAGCAAGATCCTTGTATGGGCATCGTGATGTCCAGTGATCACCCTTCTTACCACAAGTTCTGCAAACCATGAGAACAGCCCCGCCTTTACCTAACTGAGCCAAGTTATCTCCAGCTATCTTGGTGTCTTCTGCTTTCGTACCTTTTGGCATGCCAATGCATTATTAAAATGGAAAACCAACCAACACATAgactttaagaaaaaatagtcaTTGACAAACAAGACTTTCAGATACACTCTAGAAGAATCTAAAGACCAGACATAAGAATTCTCCAAACTCAACCATCTCTCTGTAAAACATATGGAAGACTAGCAATGATTTTGGTTTGCAACTAAAAGTAACTATTGCATGCGTAAGGGTTGAGGGAATACTAggcaaaaaacattaataaaattaacaagcaGAAAGCCAGTTTCAGTTCCAAGGCATCCAACTATACACGTAATACAAACACTAAAATCCAATGGGCAGACAATAACACATATTCTCTTGGAGAGGAGTCAGGACAGCAATAGATCCATTGATGCATTGCGGAAAGTTCAAGCCCCACAGCTTTTAAAAGCAAGTACACTCTCGCAGAATCAGGGAAAATTAACAACTTCAAGGCAGCATTGTCCTCCATGAATAAACCCAACAGAACAGTTTTGCAGAACTTCagtaaaatataaacaaatgtAGAGAAATCATTATATTCAGGAATGTAATCGATTGAACTATCAGAATGTAACAccgttattaattaattagttgcaTAAAAGGGAAACTAGAACTCCGGATAACCATCAAATGCCACCAGCAGAGCTCAAATTTCGGTGAGCTTACTTAGCATTCATAATAAGAGAAAACAATTCGCTGGGAAGCTTATCTATGATTGGTTGGCCGCCCAGAACTGAACTATAAAACATGCAAATCCTTAAAGAATCAAGCGTGCGACAAAAATCAAGTTTCACACAAGCAGACATCTACTAGTACAGCAAAACGCATAAAAACGAAAagaatgttgaaataaaagaaataccaGGGGCTCTAGGTCTTTCAAGCAAGATCTCTTCAGTAGAAACCATAGTAAGCCTGCTCCCAACATCCTCGTGAACTGCATCTCCAAACTTCGGCCAGTTTCGCCTCTCCACAGCCCGCTTGCTCAACCGAGCCTTAGCGAGTTTGCGGACTCGGGTCGTAGTCGTAATCTTAATCTTGTTACCATCATCGTTAAATTTGTACTCGATCACTTTTTTGATCCCGTTATCATCGGGCCCAATCACCTGTTTGGGAGGTAACAAAAAGTCTAGATCTTCACCATCGTCCTCGTCTAGCTCACCCCAACGCAGTTTGCCTGGCTTCGCTGATTTGTCTACAGACATGGTTAAGGTTAAGGATATTTTCTGGTGGCCGTCGGGGTTTGATTGGAGATGGTGCCTTTGTCTGTGTCTGTACAAGAAAAGTGCAAGTAGGGTTTGGTTTTTGATGATGTTTTGTTTGGGCGGTTACGCGACGTCGGTTATGGGTTAGTTGATAGACGAATCGAGTTCCTAGGATTTCTCTATGTGATTTTGACACAATATGATAaagttctattttatttataaatttataattattttattttttattttcaatatccactctttattatttaataatccTAACGATAGAATTAGATATTTATTCCATATATATGATTAttatgaaaggaaacaaaatataCAAATGAAGAGAtgaattgatatgtttttttattggattattgtttattaaatttgtcaagattgacaggGCTCCGATTTTAACACGAAAAAGTACACCATGCTAATATGCCCCGGATGATCCACATCATAGAGTCAGGTGCTAGTGAGCACATTGAACTATCTATGTGGCTGAGAGCTCTCATAGCTTAGACACAACAACGCAGTTATCAGGGACGCGCTCTTTCATTAAGCTAATAGTCCATCGTGCGGGCCTTTTATCGAGGGCCCACTATgccaaaagagagagaaaccccatccctctcttttctttttatgtcctCATGTCGCCACGTGGAAGGGACACATGTGATtgcaattactttttaaaatgtttctcacttaaaaatatatcaaaatcatg from Populus alba chromosome 8, ASM523922v2, whole genome shotgun sequence encodes the following:
- the LOC118052259 gene encoding uncharacterized protein, coding for MSVDKSAKPGKLRWGELDEDDGEDLDFLLPPKQVIGPDDNGIKKVIEYKFNDDGNKIKITTTTRVRKLAKARLSKRAVERRNWPKFGDAVHEDVGSRLTMVSTEEILLERPRAPGTKAEDTKIAGDNLAQLGKGGAVLMVCRTCGKKGDHWTSRCPYKDLAQPTETFIDKPAATETAMAASGATKGAYVPPSMRAGAERTSGSDMRRRNEENSVRVTNLSEDTREPDLLELFRTFGPVSRVYVAIDQKTGVSRGFGFVNFVSKEDAERAINKLNGYGYDNLILRVEWATPRTN
- the LOC118052258 gene encoding wall-associated receptor kinase-like 20, whose product is MKPPPHRLLLTAILLLRCAMCTFSAKNCPNCGTTPVPYPFSTASTCGDPQYKIRCNSGTLLFDTLNTSYPIMSINPSIQRLVIQPASLLPNTCVTSDYIYEGISLNESLPFNITSDNTIMFLNCTESLLRSPLNCTSTSLCHVYVNSTKGEAPCQAAPICCTFRAGGSSTAHRIRVKDTGCRAYTSFVGLDSVLPVDKWSNPGLAIEWVLPQEPICGSQADCDGNSTCRPAANLSGVRRCYCTGGLHWDPIQGICAHDATCQNDGSCGGSTKTALIAGLTSGIGLTLLVIVISVLLYKRRRRIKEAQERLAREREEILNAGGSRAAKIFTGKQIKKATNNFSKDRLLGAGGYGEVFKGILDDGTVVAVKCAKLGNTKGTDQVLNEVRILCQVNHKSLVCLLGCCVELQQPILVYEYIENGNLLDRLQGLKPDGKSQLSWLHRLQIAHDTADGLAYLHFSAVPSIYHRDVKSSNILLDEKLNAKVSDFGLSRLAHSDLSHISTCAQGTLGYLDPEYYRKYQLTDKSDVYSFGVVLLELLTSQKALDFTRPEDDINLAVYVQRMMEEEKLMDVIDPFLKVKASSLQLETVKALAFLALSCIEEKRQNRPSMKEVAEEIEYITTIATAREVEN